The Prosthecodimorpha staleyi genome has a window encoding:
- a CDS encoding mannose-1-phosphate guanylyltransferase/mannose-6-phosphate isomerase: protein MVAAIIPVILCGGSGSRLWPASRDSFPKQFLTLVGSDSLFQATVRRVAGAGYGAPIVITGADYRFLVAEQMRALGIEGDIVLEPLRRDSCAAIAAAAEIALRRDPAALVLVLAADHAIPDAASFRDHVERGRIAAEAGRIVTFGIRPDRPATGYGYIRPGRPVEGAEGVNAIAAFVEKPDLATAERYLADGYLWNSGNFLFSARVFLDELARLAPTIAGPVREAVQKASRDLDFLRLDGEAFGQATAKSVDYAVMEKTDRAAVVPSDFAWSDIGAWSAIWELAEKDADGNAASGEAVFVGARNCYVGSPDLLTAVIGLDDVVVVTTKDAVLVTARDRAEEVKSVVQQLTAARRREATEHRMSYRPWGNFESIDRGTRYQVKRITVHPGGKLSLQSHLHRSEHWVVVSGTAQVTVGDDVRLLTENQSIYIPLGAVHRLENPGHIPLEIIEVQSGPYLGEDDIRRYEDDYRRT, encoded by the coding sequence ATGGTGGCAGCGATCATTCCCGTCATCCTGTGCGGCGGCTCCGGCTCGCGGCTCTGGCCGGCTTCGCGCGACAGTTTTCCGAAGCAGTTCCTGACCCTGGTCGGATCGGACTCGCTGTTCCAGGCGACGGTCCGCCGGGTTGCCGGCGCCGGCTACGGCGCACCGATCGTGATCACCGGTGCCGACTATCGCTTCCTGGTCGCCGAGCAGATGCGCGCGCTCGGCATCGAAGGCGACATCGTGCTGGAGCCTTTGCGGCGCGACAGTTGCGCGGCGATCGCGGCGGCGGCGGAAATCGCGCTCCGGCGCGATCCCGCGGCGCTGGTCCTGGTCCTCGCCGCCGACCACGCCATTCCGGACGCGGCCTCCTTCCGGGACCATGTCGAACGGGGGCGGATCGCCGCGGAGGCGGGGCGGATCGTGACCTTCGGCATCCGTCCGGACCGGCCGGCGACCGGCTACGGCTATATCCGCCCGGGCCGGCCGGTCGAGGGCGCCGAGGGCGTCAACGCCATCGCGGCCTTCGTCGAGAAGCCGGATCTTGCGACCGCCGAGCGTTACCTCGCCGATGGCTATCTGTGGAATTCCGGCAATTTCCTGTTCTCCGCCCGTGTCTTCCTGGACGAGCTGGCGCGGCTGGCGCCGACCATCGCCGGACCGGTCCGGGAGGCTGTGCAGAAGGCGTCGCGCGATCTCGACTTTCTGCGGCTCGACGGCGAGGCCTTCGGGCAGGCGACGGCGAAATCGGTCGACTATGCGGTGATGGAGAAGACCGACCGCGCCGCCGTGGTGCCGTCGGATTTCGCCTGGTCGGATATCGGCGCCTGGTCGGCGATCTGGGAACTGGCCGAGAAGGATGCGGACGGCAACGCCGCGTCCGGGGAGGCCGTGTTCGTCGGCGCGCGCAACTGCTATGTCGGATCGCCGGACCTGCTGACCGCGGTGATCGGCCTCGACGACGTTGTCGTCGTGACCACCAAGGATGCGGTTCTGGTGACGGCGCGCGACCGTGCCGAAGAGGTCAAGTCGGTGGTGCAGCAGCTGACCGCGGCCCGGCGCCGCGAGGCGACCGAGCACCGCATGTCCTACCGGCCCTGGGGCAATTTCGAATCGATCGACCGCGGCACGCGCTACCAGGTCAAGCGGATCACGGTCCATCCCGGCGGCAAGCTCTCGCTGCAAAGCCATCTGCACCGGTCGGAGCATTGGGTGGTCGTTTCCGGCACCGCGCAGGTCACCGTCGGCGACGATGTCCGCCTCCTGACCGAAAACCAGTCGATCTATATCCCGCTCGGCGCCGTGCACCGGCTGGAGAATCCCGGCCACATCCCGCTCGAGATCATCGAGGTCCAGTCCGGCCCCTATCTCGGCGAGGACGACATCCGCCGCTACGAGGACGACTATCGGCGGACCTGA
- the rfbB gene encoding dTDP-glucose 4,6-dehydratase: MRIIVTGGAGFIGSAVIRHLIGDLGLSVVNVDKLTYAANLASVAAVSDRPGYAFVHADITDRAAMDAVFRRFAPDAVINLAAESHVDRSIDAPDAFLTTNVLGTATLMQAARSWLDGEGRGKADRFRFLQVSTDEVYGSLGETGLFTEETPYDPSSPYSASKAAADHLAMAWHRTYGFPALVSNCSNNYGPYHFPEKLIPLIILNALDGKPLPVYGDGRQVRDWLYVEDHARALVAILTKGRPGRKYNVGGGNERTNIEVVRAICAVLDRLHPGAAPHDRLIRHVADRPGHDRRYAIDAGRIEAELGWRAAVDFEAGIERTVAWYLDRRDWWEPIRSGVYQGGRLGLAAAR; encoded by the coding sequence ATGCGCATCATCGTGACCGGCGGCGCCGGATTTATCGGATCCGCCGTGATCCGCCATCTGATCGGCGATCTCGGGCTGTCAGTGGTCAATGTCGACAAGCTGACCTATGCGGCCAACCTGGCTTCGGTGGCCGCCGTGTCCGATCGGCCCGGCTACGCCTTCGTCCATGCCGACATCACCGACCGGGCGGCCATGGACGCGGTCTTCCGCCGCTTCGCACCCGACGCGGTGATCAATCTCGCCGCCGAGAGCCATGTCGATCGTTCGATCGATGCCCCGGACGCCTTCCTGACCACCAATGTCCTCGGCACCGCGACGCTGATGCAGGCGGCGCGGTCCTGGCTCGACGGGGAGGGGCGCGGCAAGGCCGACCGGTTCCGCTTCCTGCAGGTCTCCACCGACGAGGTCTACGGCTCGCTCGGCGAGACCGGGCTCTTCACCGAGGAGACCCCCTACGATCCGTCCTCGCCCTATTCGGCCAGCAAGGCGGCGGCCGATCATCTCGCCATGGCCTGGCATCGCACCTACGGCTTCCCGGCGCTGGTCTCCAACTGCTCGAACAATTACGGGCCGTATCATTTTCCCGAGAAGCTGATCCCGCTGATCATCCTGAATGCGCTCGACGGCAAGCCGCTGCCGGTCTACGGCGACGGCCGCCAGGTGCGCGACTGGCTCTATGTCGAGGATCACGCCCGCGCGCTGGTCGCCATCCTGACCAAGGGCCGGCCGGGCCGGAAATACAATGTCGGCGGCGGCAACGAGCGCACCAACATCGAGGTGGTGCGCGCGATCTGCGCCGTGCTCGACCGGCTGCATCCGGGGGCCGCGCCGCATGACCGTCTGATCCGCCATGTCGCCGACCGGCCGGGTCACGACCGGCGCTACGCCATCGACGCCGGCCGGATCGAGGCCGAACTCGGCTGGCGCGCCGCGGTCGATTTCGAGGCCGGCATCGAGCGGACGGTCGCCTGGTATCTGGACCGGCGCGACTGGTGGGAGCCGATCCGCAGCGGCGTTTATCAGGGTGGCCGGCTCGGCCTGGCGGCAGCCCGATGA
- a CDS encoding putative bifunctional diguanylate cyclase/phosphodiesterase, with protein MRFSLVAALYATPKSMLVATLVALVVVEVAADISGDGVFRLFLAGFLAIGIARVIANVAYIRSPQNPADRIATRRWELAALAGAWGFAAVVGLSGGYASLRHAGTPTEFLVGCCVIAYVAGISSRNASRPLITVGQISATCFPFVGALVLAGDLVHLALGAMICALYASTIVMCRKVYDTIVSRHRAQAKLERLALRDPLTGLLNRSAFFERLEQALGSLDPSRCLGLLAIDLDRFKDVNDTLGHPAGDKVPLETAERLRTILGADDCISRIGGDEFLVLAEADTPAGIAATAQRVADCLGKRILLDLTRVTCGASIGYAVAPRDGSYLDELMRHADLALYAAKRRSAGSVVGYEAQFSAVYHERMELLADLQVAMEENQFELVYQPIVNPSDGRTVCCEALLRWNHPRRGVIPPSVFIPLAEATGLIVPIGAWVIREACREATFWRSDINVAVNLSPVQFKDGEALIETVLQCLAATGLAAYRLELEVTESVLIEDAEEALSLISALRRQQIGVALDDFGTGFSSLGYLHEFPFSKLKLDRVFSRNLVGSRRSAAIVRGVVQITRDLRMELVAEGIETAEQLDSASRLGVNAVQGYLFSRPLSAERLRETISAPIQPTSRPPRRNGAVNAHSAA; from the coding sequence TTGCGATTCAGTCTCGTCGCCGCTCTCTATGCAACGCCGAAGTCGATGCTCGTCGCCACCCTGGTGGCTCTCGTCGTCGTGGAGGTCGCTGCCGACATCAGCGGCGATGGCGTCTTCCGGCTGTTCCTCGCCGGATTCCTGGCGATCGGCATCGCACGGGTCATCGCCAACGTCGCCTATATCCGCAGCCCGCAGAATCCCGCCGACCGGATCGCGACGCGACGCTGGGAACTGGCGGCGCTGGCAGGCGCCTGGGGCTTCGCGGCCGTGGTCGGCCTGTCGGGGGGCTATGCCTCGCTGAGACATGCCGGCACCCCGACGGAGTTTCTGGTCGGATGCTGCGTCATCGCCTATGTGGCCGGCATCTCCTCGCGCAATGCCAGCCGGCCGCTGATCACCGTCGGCCAGATCTCGGCGACATGCTTTCCGTTCGTCGGGGCCTTGGTCCTGGCCGGCGATCTGGTCCACCTGGCCCTCGGCGCCATGATCTGCGCGCTCTATGCGAGCACGATCGTGATGTGCCGGAAGGTCTACGACACGATCGTCTCGCGGCACCGCGCCCAGGCCAAGCTCGAGCGGCTGGCGCTGCGCGATCCCCTGACCGGCCTTCTCAACCGCTCGGCCTTCTTCGAACGGCTCGAGCAGGCCCTCGGCAGCCTGGATCCGTCGCGCTGCCTCGGTCTCCTCGCCATCGATCTCGACCGCTTCAAGGATGTGAACGACACGCTCGGCCATCCGGCCGGCGACAAGGTGCCGCTCGAAACCGCGGAACGGCTGCGCACGATCCTCGGCGCGGACGACTGCATTTCCCGCATCGGCGGCGATGAGTTCCTGGTGCTGGCGGAAGCCGACACGCCCGCCGGCATCGCCGCGACCGCCCAGCGGGTGGCGGACTGCCTGGGCAAGCGCATCCTGCTCGACCTGACCCGGGTCACCTGCGGGGCGAGCATCGGCTATGCGGTCGCGCCGCGCGACGGCAGCTATCTCGACGAACTGATGCGCCACGCCGATCTGGCGCTCTATGCGGCGAAGCGCCGGTCCGCCGGCAGCGTGGTCGGCTACGAGGCCCAGTTCTCCGCCGTCTATCACGAGCGCATGGAACTGCTCGCCGACCTCCAGGTAGCGATGGAGGAAAACCAGTTCGAACTGGTCTATCAGCCGATCGTCAATCCGAGCGACGGCCGGACCGTCTGCTGCGAGGCGCTGCTGCGCTGGAACCATCCGCGCCGCGGCGTGATCCCGCCGTCGGTGTTCATCCCGCTCGCCGAAGCCACCGGGCTGATCGTGCCGATCGGCGCCTGGGTCATCCGCGAGGCCTGCCGGGAGGCGACCTTCTGGCGATCCGACATCAATGTCGCCGTCAACCTGTCGCCGGTCCAGTTCAAGGACGGCGAGGCGTTGATCGAGACGGTTCTGCAATGTCTCGCCGCGACCGGTCTTGCCGCCTACCGGCTGGAACTCGAGGTCACCGAAAGCGTGCTGATCGAGGACGCCGAGGAGGCCCTTTCGCTGATCTCCGCCCTGCGCCGCCAGCAGATCGGCGTCGCGCTCGACGATTTCGGCACCGGCTTCTCCTCGCTCGGCTACCTGCACGAATTCCCGTTCTCGAAGCTGAAACTGGACCGGGTCTTCTCGCGCAACCTGGTCGGATCGCGCCGCTCGGCGGCCATCGTCCGGGGCGTCGTGCAAATCACCCGCGACCTGCGGATGGAACTGGTCGCGGAGGGGATCGAGACGGCCGAACAGCTCGATTCCGCATCGCGCCTCGGCGTGAATGCCGTCCAGGGCTATCTCTTCTCGCGTCCGCTCTCCGCCGAACGGCTGCGCGAGACCATCAGCGCGCCGATCCAACCCACCTCCCGGCCGCCGCGCCGCAACGGCGCCGTGAACGCGCATTCGGCCGCGTGA
- the gph gene encoding phosphoglycolate phosphatase (PGP is an essential enzyme in the glycolate salvage pathway in higher organisms (photorespiration in plants). Phosphoglycolate results from the oxidase activity of RubisCO in the Calvin cycle when concentrations of carbon dioxide are low relative to oxygen. This enzyme is a member of the Haloacid Dehalogenase (HAD) superfamily of aspartate-nucleophile hydrolase enzymes (PF00702).) translates to MHTGQPPLLVFDLDGTLVDTAADLMATLNALLVREGHRPLPFSAVGSLVGQGARVMLERGLRANGVEVEEAVLARLFDDFLEHYSANIAAESRPFPGVLDAMDRFAAAGWRMAVCTNKMESLSRRLIGELGLTDRFHAICGGDTFTVRKPDPAHLIGTIAAAGGDPQRSVMIGDSRADILAARNAGVPVVAVTFGYSDVPVADFTPDRIIDDFAALWEAVHGVVGTGAPVSVAAIRQSPAAGPARD, encoded by the coding sequence ATGCACACCGGGCAGCCACCCCTTCTCGTCTTCGACCTCGACGGCACCCTGGTCGATACCGCTGCAGACTTGATGGCCACGCTCAACGCCCTGCTGGTGCGCGAAGGCCATCGTCCCCTGCCCTTTTCGGCGGTCGGGTCGCTGGTCGGCCAGGGCGCACGGGTCATGCTGGAACGGGGGCTCAGGGCAAACGGCGTCGAGGTCGAGGAGGCGGTGCTGGCCCGGCTCTTCGACGATTTCCTGGAGCACTACAGCGCCAATATTGCGGCCGAGAGCCGGCCCTTTCCCGGCGTGCTCGACGCGATGGACCGCTTTGCGGCGGCAGGTTGGCGGATGGCGGTTTGCACCAACAAGATGGAGAGCCTGTCGCGGCGCCTGATCGGTGAACTCGGCCTGACCGACCGGTTCCATGCCATCTGCGGCGGCGACACCTTCACGGTGCGCAAGCCCGATCCGGCCCATCTGATCGGCACGATCGCGGCCGCCGGCGGCGACCCGCAGCGCAGCGTCATGATCGGCGACAGCCGGGCCGACATCCTGGCGGCGCGCAATGCCGGCGTGCCGGTGGTCGCCGTGACCTTCGGCTACAGCGACGTTCCGGTCGCGGATTTCACGCCGGATCGGATCATCGACGACTTCGCGGCGCTTTGGGAGGCGGTCCATGGCGTGGTCGGGACCGGTGCGCCGGTATCGGTCGCGGCCATCCGGCAGAGCCCGGCGGCCGGACCGGCGCGGGACTGA
- the rfbC gene encoding dTDP-4-dehydrorhamnose 3,5-epimerase: MSRPLYIVPKRYGDERGWFSETWNERDLARAGVTTRFVQDNQSLSRRAGTIRGLHFQAPPFAQAKLVRVLAGAILDVVVDIRTGSPTYGRFEAVRLTAEGGEQLFVPAGFAHGFVTLEPDTIVFYKVDAYYDRASDGGVFFGDPEIGIDWGIGAGDATVSERDRALPPLAALKSPFDYDGEPLGPIRPA; this comes from the coding sequence GTGTCCCGGCCCCTGTACATCGTGCCCAAACGATACGGCGACGAACGCGGTTGGTTTTCGGAGACCTGGAACGAGCGGGACCTTGCGCGCGCCGGCGTGACGACGCGCTTCGTGCAGGACAACCAGTCCTTGTCGCGGCGCGCCGGGACGATCCGCGGCCTCCATTTCCAGGCGCCGCCCTTTGCCCAGGCCAAGCTCGTCCGGGTTCTGGCCGGCGCGATCCTGGATGTCGTCGTCGACATCAGGACCGGCTCGCCGACCTATGGTCGCTTCGAAGCGGTCAGGTTGACCGCCGAGGGCGGCGAGCAACTGTTCGTCCCGGCCGGCTTCGCCCACGGTTTCGTCACCCTGGAGCCGGACACCATCGTCTTCTACAAGGTCGACGCCTATTATGACCGCGCATCCGATGGCGGCGTCTTCTTCGGCGATCCGGAGATCGGGATCGACTGGGGCATCGGCGCGGGCGACGCTACGGTGTCCGAGCGCGACAGGGCCCTGCCGCCGCTGGCGGCGTTGAAAAGTCCGTTCGACTATGACGGCGAGCCGCTCGGGCCGATCCGGCCGGCGTGA
- a CDS encoding aspartate/ornithine carbamoyltransferase family protein has product MAFMYSGAGAHRTRQDSRNVSGHMLSAATIDGEDIDRYCEMAEAFETGVGPIGRAAGRAVALLFFQPSTRTRVGFQVATVALGSHAIGIEDMTASRSNKRSGETLEDCAAVFSNLCDAIVVRHFENGAAARMAAKSRVPVINAGDGWNEHPSQALIDIFALRRGLGRIRGRSIAIGGDPRGRTVRSLVQLLRHEHPTEIVFCPPSHIPVPEDLIETFTRHQIRFRQISDVNDALTGCDAIMMAPYDMSDIGEAPNSDYVSPRRTPDSHVITQEKIDRLSSSALLYHPLPRQDEIDPSCDDLDNARYFEQVRLSKFMRMAILDRALSAV; this is encoded by the coding sequence ATGGCATTCATGTATTCGGGGGCCGGCGCCCACCGTACACGCCAGGATTCCAGAAACGTTTCTGGCCACATGCTCTCCGCGGCGACGATCGACGGAGAGGATATCGACCGCTACTGCGAGATGGCGGAAGCATTCGAGACCGGCGTCGGCCCGATCGGGCGGGCGGCGGGACGTGCCGTCGCGCTGCTGTTCTTCCAGCCGAGCACGCGCACCCGGGTCGGCTTCCAGGTCGCCACCGTGGCGCTCGGCTCCCATGCCATCGGCATCGAGGACATGACCGCCTCGCGCTCGAACAAGCGCAGCGGCGAGACGCTCGAGGATTGCGCGGCGGTCTTCTCCAATCTCTGCGATGCGATCGTCGTGCGCCACTTCGAGAACGGCGCGGCGGCGCGCATGGCGGCGAAGTCGCGGGTGCCGGTGATCAATGCCGGCGACGGCTGGAACGAGCATCCCAGTCAGGCGCTGATCGACATCTTCGCCCTGCGCCGCGGCCTCGGCCGCATCCGGGGCCGGTCGATCGCCATCGGCGGCGATCCGCGCGGTCGGACCGTCCGCTCGCTGGTGCAGTTGCTGCGCCACGAGCATCCGACCGAGATCGTGTTCTGTCCGCCGTCGCACATCCCGGTGCCGGAGGATCTGATCGAGACCTTCACGCGCCACCAGATCCGGTTCCGCCAGATCAGCGACGTGAACGACGCCTTGACCGGCTGCGACGCGATCATGATGGCGCCCTACGACATGTCGGACATTGGCGAGGCGCCGAACTCCGATTATGTGTCGCCGCGGCGGACGCCGGACAGCCATGTGATCACCCAGGAGAAGATCGACCGGCTGAGTTCGTCGGCGCTGCTCTACCACCCGCTGCCCCGCCAGGACGAGATCGATCCATCATGCGACGACCTGGACAACGCACGGTATTTCGAGCAGGTTCGCCTCTCGAAGTTCATGCGGATGGCGATCCTGGACCGGGCCTTGTCGGCCGTCTGA
- a CDS encoding phosphomannomutase/phosphoglucomutase, whose translation MFPIPRPKLIANTYAFESEPMVKPTGFREYDARWLFGTELNLMGVQALGMGLGTLLGQLGIRREIVTGHDFRSYSASIKMALVTGLMAAGCRVHDIGLAVTPMAYFAQFELDVPACAMVTASHNENGWTGVKMGANRPLTFGPDEMGRLKEIVLSAAFDLCGGGSYVFVADLAERYMRDLTDRPKITRPLKVVAACGNGTAGAFAPQVLEAIGCEVVPLDTELDHSFPRYNPNPEDLKMLHAIRDAVLEHGADVGLGFDGDGDRCGVIDDTGDEIFADKVGVMLARDLSALYPQATFVVDVKSTGLYMTDPVLKANGATTDYWKTGHSYIKRRVNELGAVAGFEKSGHYFFNAPIGRGYDDGLVSAIAIIDMLDRNPTRRMSDLKGAIAKTWSSPTMSPHCADEVKYDVARRVVARFEAMRAAGEPVAGQPITDLVTVNGVRVTTADGTWGLVRASSNKPELVVVVESPVSEARMHEIFRAVDAVLRENPEVGAYNQSL comes from the coding sequence ATGTTCCCGATTCCCCGGCCGAAGCTGATTGCCAACACCTATGCCTTCGAGTCCGAGCCGATGGTGAAGCCGACCGGCTTCCGCGAGTATGACGCGCGCTGGCTGTTCGGGACCGAGCTCAACCTGATGGGCGTGCAGGCGCTCGGCATGGGGCTCGGCACCCTGCTTGGGCAATTGGGCATCCGGCGGGAAATCGTCACCGGACACGATTTCCGCAGCTATTCGGCCTCGATCAAGATGGCGCTGGTCACCGGCCTGATGGCGGCGGGCTGCCGGGTGCACGATATCGGCCTGGCCGTCACCCCGATGGCCTATTTCGCGCAGTTCGAACTCGACGTGCCGGCCTGCGCGATGGTCACCGCCTCGCACAACGAGAATGGCTGGACCGGCGTCAAGATGGGCGCCAACCGTCCGCTCACCTTCGGGCCCGACGAGATGGGCCGGCTGAAGGAGATCGTGCTGTCCGCGGCCTTCGACCTTTGCGGCGGCGGCTCCTATGTCTTCGTCGCCGACCTGGCCGAGCGCTACATGCGCGACCTGACCGACCGGCCGAAGATCACGCGCCCGCTCAAGGTGGTGGCGGCCTGCGGCAACGGCACGGCCGGCGCCTTCGCGCCGCAGGTGCTGGAGGCGATCGGCTGCGAGGTGGTGCCGCTCGACACCGAACTCGACCATTCCTTTCCGCGCTACAATCCCAACCCCGAAGACCTGAAGATGCTCCATGCCATCCGCGACGCGGTGCTCGAGCACGGCGCCGATGTCGGGCTCGGCTTCGACGGCGACGGCGACCGCTGCGGCGTCATCGACGACACCGGCGACGAGATTTTCGCCGACAAGGTCGGCGTCATGCTGGCGCGCGACCTGTCGGCGCTCTACCCCCAGGCGACCTTCGTCGTCGACGTGAAGTCGACCGGTCTCTATATGACCGATCCCGTCCTGAAGGCGAATGGCGCGACGACCGACTACTGGAAGACCGGGCATTCCTACATCAAGCGGCGGGTCAACGAACTCGGCGCCGTCGCCGGCTTCGAGAAGTCGGGTCACTACTTCTTCAACGCTCCGATCGGTCGGGGCTACGACGACGGCCTGGTCTCGGCAATCGCCATCATCGACATGCTCGACCGCAACCCGACCCGGCGCATGTCGGACCTGAAGGGCGCCATCGCCAAGACCTGGTCGTCGCCGACCATGTCGCCGCATTGCGCCGACGAAGTGAAATATGACGTGGCCCGGCGGGTCGTTGCCCGTTTCGAGGCGATGCGGGCGGCCGGCGAACCGGTCGCCGGCCAGCCGATCACCGATCTGGTCACCGTCAACGGGGTTCGCGTGACCACGGCCGACGGGACTTGGGGCCTGGTGCGCGCTTCGTCGAACAAGCCGGAACTGGTGGTGGTGGTCGAAAGCCCGGTCTCGGAGGCGCGCATGCACGAAATCTTCCGCGCCGTCGATGCCGTGCTGCGCGAGAATCCGGAAGTCGGCGCCTACAACCAGTCTCTCTGA
- a CDS encoding DMT family transporter: protein MTTDTAKASPIAAVAALMAGALLAFVGAALSIRVLSGTLPPLQINIVRTGGGLLLLLGALAIRPSLARGLDIRRAYRHIPRNIAHASAGVFWTVSIGLLPLATVFSLEFTAPAWAALLAFPILGEKIGRMTMVGIFACIVGVLIILRPSPSTFDVTALLPLCAALGFGLSVLLTRRLTRTETTFAILFWMMVIQLTLNAVGSAFWPGAQPGFGALDSHGLLACLTLAVSGLLSQLCLSRALHLGEALLVMPLDFLRVPLIAVIGYWVFGEPLDIWVFIGFGVIAGGIVLGLMAQARKVEETAV, encoded by the coding sequence GTGACGACAGATACGGCCAAGGCATCCCCGATCGCAGCCGTCGCTGCCCTGATGGCGGGCGCACTCCTGGCATTCGTGGGTGCGGCCCTGTCGATCCGTGTTCTGTCGGGAACCCTCCCGCCGCTGCAGATCAACATCGTCCGCACCGGCGGGGGCCTCCTGCTCCTCCTCGGTGCGCTCGCGATCCGTCCCTCCCTGGCGCGCGGGCTGGATATCCGCCGGGCCTACCGGCATATCCCGCGCAATATCGCCCATGCCTCGGCGGGCGTCTTCTGGACCGTGTCGATCGGCCTCCTGCCGCTCGCGACCGTCTTCTCCCTGGAGTTCACGGCGCCGGCCTGGGCGGCTCTGCTCGCCTTTCCGATTCTCGGCGAGAAGATCGGCCGCATGACGATGGTCGGCATCTTCGCCTGCATCGTCGGCGTGCTGATCATCCTGCGTCCGTCGCCGTCGACCTTCGACGTCACGGCGCTGCTGCCGCTCTGCGCTGCCCTCGGCTTCGGGCTGTCGGTGCTGTTGACCCGGCGGCTGACCCGCACCGAGACGACCTTTGCCATCCTGTTCTGGATGATGGTGATTCAGCTGACCCTGAATGCGGTCGGCAGCGCCTTCTGGCCGGGAGCGCAGCCGGGCTTTGGCGCGCTCGACAGCCATGGCCTGCTGGCCTGCTTGACCTTGGCCGTCTCCGGTCTGCTCTCGCAGCTGTGCCTTTCGCGCGCCCTGCATCTGGGCGAGGCGCTGCTGGTCATGCCGCTCGACTTCCTGCGCGTGCCCCTGATCGCCGTCATCGGCTATTGGGTCTTCGGCGAACCGCTCGACATCTGGGTGTTCATCGGCTTCGGCGTCATTGCCGGCGGCATCGTCCTCGGGCTGATGGCCCAGGCCCGCAAGGTGGAGGAGACGGCGGTCTGA
- the rfbD gene encoding dTDP-4-dehydrorhamnose reductase produces the protein MTCRLFVTGATGQVAGALAEAGPRRGLAVTAIGRPALDLETADAEAVMRLIEATGADVVVSAAAYTAVDRAESEPDRACRINRDGAAAVARAAARLGLPLLHLSTDYVFDGSKPEPYRESDPTAPLGVYGRSKREGELAVLEAHPTALVLRTAWVYGPAGANFLRTMLRLAGERDRLRVVDDQIGNPTSALDIAEALIDLALKATAAADAPATADVDPKRATPPTMGGIFHMTAAGETSWCGFARAIMADCATRGARAVPVDAIGTADYPTPARRPANSRLDCSRLAETWAVSLPDWRRGLGTVLDRLLPPLSSKETSSPS, from the coding sequence ATGACATGTCGGCTGTTCGTCACCGGGGCGACCGGTCAGGTCGCCGGCGCCCTGGCCGAAGCCGGACCGCGGCGCGGCCTTGCCGTGACGGCGATCGGCCGGCCGGCCCTCGACCTGGAGACCGCCGACGCGGAGGCGGTGATGCGGCTGATCGAGGCCACCGGCGCCGATGTCGTGGTGTCGGCTGCCGCCTATACGGCGGTCGACCGCGCCGAGAGCGAGCCGGACCGGGCCTGCCGGATCAATCGCGACGGGGCTGCGGCCGTCGCGCGCGCCGCGGCCCGTCTCGGTCTGCCGCTCCTGCACCTCTCCACTGACTATGTCTTCGACGGCAGCAAGCCGGAGCCCTACCGCGAGAGCGATCCGACCGCGCCGCTCGGCGTCTACGGCCGCTCCAAGCGGGAAGGGGAACTGGCCGTGCTGGAAGCGCATCCGACCGCGCTGGTCCTGCGCACAGCCTGGGTCTACGGTCCGGCGGGAGCGAATTTCCTGCGCACCATGCTGCGGCTGGCCGGCGAGCGCGACCGCCTGCGCGTGGTCGACGACCAGATCGGCAATCCGACCTCCGCGCTCGATATCGCCGAAGCGCTGATCGATCTCGCCCTCAAGGCGACGGCTGCGGCGGACGCGCCGGCGACCGCGGACGTCGACCCGAAACGGGCCACTCCGCCCACCATGGGCGGGATCTTTCATATGACGGCTGCCGGCGAGACCAGTTGGTGCGGCTTCGCCCGCGCCATCATGGCAGATTGTGCCACCCGCGGTGCGCGCGCCGTGCCGGTCGATGCGATCGGCACCGCCGACTATCCGACCCCGGCCCGTCGTCCTGCCAATTCCCGGCTCGATTGCAGCCGGCTCGCCGAGACCTGGGCCGTCAGTCTGCCGGACTGGCGGCGCGGGCTCGGCACCGTCCTCGACCGGCTGTTGCCGCCCCTGTCTTCGAAGGAAACGAGCTCGCCATCATGA